The Kineococcus radiotolerans SRS30216 = ATCC BAA-149 genomic interval GCACTTCCACCCCGACCGCCCGGCGGCCGGGGTGCCCCTCCTGCGCGCCATGGCCGCCGACGGGCGCTACCGCTCCCAGTTCGAGACCGGGACCGGCAACGGCGGGCTGACCGCCCACCCCGGCGGGGACCGCTGGCGCTGGGAGTCGCGCCTGTTCGGCGGGGCCTACGACCACGCCCCGCCCGCCGCCCGGCCCGTCCACGGTTCGCTCAACCACGGCCGGCACCCCGTCGGGGCCTCGCCCCGCTTCGGATCCGCCCACCTGCGCCTGCGCCCCCACGTCCTGGCGCGCAGCACCGCCTGCTTCCCCGACAGCGCCGAGGACCCCGTGGCCGTGGGCACCGCCGAGCGCTTCGGCCTGGTCCGGGAGCGGTGGGCGGCGGCCGGGGTGCGCGACCCGCTCGACGACTACGTCGAGGTCCACGTGCACGGCGGCGTCCGCTTCGCCGACGACGTCGAGGCGCTCGTGCTGGACCCCTGCTACCGCGGCACCGACGTCGAGGCCGACGCCGCGCGCCTCGGGGTGCCCGTCGAGTGGCACCCCGGGTTCACCACCACCGTGCGCACCCTCGCCGAGCACCCCGACTACCGCGGCCCGCACGTCGTGGAGGCCGCCGCGCGCATCGCCGCCGACGGCGTCCTGACCCCGCGGGTCGTCGGCGACGCGGCCCGCGCGGGCCACGAGGACGAGCAGGTCCTCAAGCGCGTCTGGCACTGCACCGCCCGCTTCGGCCGGCCCGCCTGACCCGCGGCCTCAGGGGGCGAGGAGGGCGGCGGTGAGCTCCCGGGCCGGTTGCGGCCGGGCGTGGTGGAAGCCCTGCGTGTAGTCGCAGCCGAGGTCGACGAGGGTGGCGAGCTGGGCCGCGGTCTCCACGCCCTCGGCGAGGGTGGCGATGCCGAGGCGGGGGGCGAGGTGGAGGACGGCGTCGACGATGGCCTCGCTGGCGGGGTCGCCCAGCGCGGCGGTGAACGACCGGTCCAGCTTGAGGACGTCCATCGGCATCCGCTGCAACCACGTCAGGGCCGTGTTCCCGGCGCCGAAGTCGTCCAGGGCGAGGCTGAGCCCGCCGGCGCGCAGCAGGTGCAGCAGGGGCTGGATGCGCGGCAGGTCCTCGGTGAGGATCCGCTCGCTGACCTCCAGGGTGAGCCCGGTCAGGTCGGCGTGGTGGGCGTCGGCGATCGCCCCGACCCGGGAGAGCAGGTCCGGGTCGTGCAGCTGGTGGCGGTCGAGGTTGACGAACACCTGCGGGCGGTCCGCCAGCTCCCGCGCCCACCGGGCGCTCTGCTCGGCGGCGTGGTGCAGGACCCACTCGCAGATCACCGGCATCAGGCCGGCGTCCTCGGCGGCGGGGATGAACGCCGCGGGGGTGAGCAGGCCGTGCTCGGGGTGGTGCCAGCGCAGCAGGGCCTCCGCCCCGGTGACCGCGTGGTCGCTGGCCCGCAGGATGGGCTGCCAGTACAGCTCCAGCTCGTCGCGCGTCGTGGCCCGGCGCAGGTCGCGCTGCAGGGCGAGCCGGTGCAGGAGGTGCTCGCGCAGCTGGGGCTGGAACACCTCCGCCCGGTCGCGGCCGCGGCGCTTGGCCTCGTAGAGGGCGTGGTCGGCGGTGGAGAGCAGCGCATCGGGGTCCCCGGGCCCCACCGCCGTGCTGACGCCGATGGAGACGCTGACCCGGACCTCGCCGTGGTCGAGGAGGTAGGTGCCGCCGGCGGCGACGTTGACGCGCTCGGCGAGCAGGAGGGCCTCGTCGAGGTGGTGCAGGTCCTCGGCCAGGACGACGAACTCGTCGCCCCCGAGCCGGCAGACGGTGTCGGAGGGGCGCAGGCTGGACCGCAGGCGCTGGGCGAGGGTGGTGAGCAGCCGGTCGCCGGCGGGGTGGCCGTGGGCGTCGTTGACGTGCTTGAAGTGGTCCACGTCGAGCAGGAGCAGGGCGACGGGCTGCCCGCTGCGGGCGCTGCGGGCCAGGGCGTGCTGCAGGGCCTGGGTGAAGTAGCGCCGGTTGGGCAGACCCGTCAGCGGGTCGCGCACCGCCTCCGCGGCGAGGGCCTCGCGGGCGTGCTGCTCCTCGGTGATGTCGCGGCAGTTGATGACCACGCCCCCCACCCCGGGGGTGTCGAGGTGGTTGGTGGCCTCCGCCTCGATCCAGCGCGTCCGCCCGTCCGCGGCGATCACGCGGGCCCGCTCCCGCAGGACCTGCCCCGGCGGCGCCGCGTAGGCGCGGTCGAGCAGCTCCTGGGCCAGCTCCCGGTCCGCGGGGTGCAGGGGGAGGCCGTAGGGCGTCCCCGCCAGCGTGCCGTCCCCGTCGGCGGTGAAGCGCTGCGTGGAGGGGCTCGCGTAGGTGACGACCCGCTCGCGGTCCACGACGACGGTGATGTCGCTGGAGTGCTCCACCAGCGCCCGGAAGCGCTGCTCGCCGGCCACCCGCGCGGCCTCGGCGCGGCGCAGGTCGGTGACGTCCTGCCACGTCACCACCAGCAGTCCGCCCACCCGCGCCCGGGTCACCTCCAGCGCGCGCGTCCGCCCGCGGGCGTCGACGTGGTCCTCGTCGCGGCGCACCGGCTGCTCGGCCTCGAAGGCCGCCCGGTGGAGGGCCAGCAGGTCCGGGAACCGCGCGGGCGGGGTCACCTCGCCCAGGCGCCGCGCCGTCCCGTGGGGGCGGGGACCGGTCACCGTCGCCAGGCCGGCCCTCGCGGCGGACCCGGAGGCGGTGAGCAGGGCGAAGTCGACGACCCGCCCCGCCTCCACGACCGGGCGCATCACCGCGACCACCACCCGGCCGTCGGCGTCGAGACCCTCCAGCAGCGCCGCCAGCACCACCTCGGCGCTCGCCCCGTCCGCTCCGCCCGCGTCCGCCCGGCCCGTGTCCAGCTCGCTCGTGTCCACCTCGCCACGCCCCCGCTCCGCCGCCGCGAGGCACCCACCACGGGCGGCGCGCGGGCTCGGCGTCGACACTCAGCGTATTGAGATACTCACGTCTGGTATAGCAGGGTCCGGTCCGGGTCCGGTCGGGTCTCCCGGTCGGGTTTCCCCGGCGCCGCTCAGCCCCCCGCCGCCAGGGCCGCCCGGCGGTCCTCCGCGCCGCGGGACACGTGGGCGCGGTGCACCAGGACGAGCAGGACGGCGACGCTGACGACCACGACGACCACGTGCACCGGCAGGCTCCCCGAGACGTCCCACACCGTGTGCAGCACGACGGCGGCCAGGTAGGCCCCCAGGAGCGCCGCGAGGGCCCGCCCGCGCCGGGCGGCGGTGGGGACGCGCCACAGCGCGGCCACCGTGAACCCCGTCCAGGCCACGTGGCCCGCCGGGGACAGCAGCGCGCGCAGCAGCAGCTCCTGGTGGACCGCCGCGACGTCCTGCGCCCGCAGCAGTTCCTGGAAGCCGTAGCCCATCGTCTCCAGGACGGCGAAACCTGTCCCGGACGCGATGCCGATGACGATGCCCGCGCGGGGGTCGCGCGGACGGGCCAGGAGCACCACGACGAGCGGGACGACGAGCTTCGCGCCCTCCTCGATGAACCCCACGAGCAGCATCGCCGCCGCGCCGAGCTGCTGCTCGGAGCGGTACTCCAGGACACCGGCGGTCACCGTCCCGACGATCCCGCCGGCGATGGCGGTGCCGGCCACCGTCCACCCCGGGGCGGGGATGCGCCGGCCGCCGTTCTCCGCGAACACCAGCACGGTCAGCGGGACGGTGACGGCGCCGATGAGCAGCAGCGAGGGGAAGAAGTTCAGGTTCCGCGTGCTGACCATGACCTCCAGCACGACGACGTAGGAGACGACCCCCAGCGCCAGGACGGCGATCCAGCTGAGGCGGCGGAGACCGCGGGCGCGGCGGGGGGTCTGCTCGATCACGAGGGGGACCCTGCCCGCGCCCGCCCGCCGCGAAACCCCGGCGCGCGACCGGGCCGCGACGGCCGCGGCCCGGGACGGCGGTCGCCGCCCGCCCCGGTCTACTCCCCGTCGCCGAGGACGAAGGGGTGCACCGCGTCCGCACCGGCGCGCCGCAGCTGGCGGGCGGCCACGGCCAGGGTCCAGCCGCTGCGGGCGCGGTCGTCCACGAGCAGGACCCGCCGCCCGGCCACCGGCGCGTCCTCGGGCAGCTCGAAGCGCCGGGCCACCTGCGACAACCGGTGCGCGGAGTTCACGTCGCTGCGGGTGGGGGAACCGTCCAGCAACCGGAACGTGGCCAGGACGGGCAGCCCCGTGTAGCGGGACAACCCCTCGGCGAGGTGGGCGACGAGCTGCGGGCGCGACGCCGAGCACATCGCCACGATCCCGTCCAGGGCGAGGTCGCGGGCCCAGTCGTCGAGGACCGCGGCGGCCGCGTGGCGCAGCGGGACCGGGGTCGGGCCGTCGGGCACCCCGGGGGCGAACAGCTCGCGGACCGCACCGCCCCAGCCGAGGTCGGTGGTGCGGGCCACCGCGCGGCCGCTGCCGGGCTGCTCCGCCGGCGCGATCCGGCCGGAGACGGGGACCCCCAGGCTCTTCACCCCCGTCGGCCACTGCTTCTTCGGCTCCAGCGCGACCCCGGGCCGGTCGAGGTCGGCCCCGGCCCGCGTCACCGCGGCCTCGTCGACGTCGCCGGAGACGGCGAAGCCCCCGCAGTTGTCGCAGCGCCCGCACGGGGCGGCCTCGGGGTCGTCGAGGGCGCGGCGCAGGAACTCCAGGCGGCACCCCGTCGTCGCGACGTAGTCGAGCATCGCCTGCTGCTCGACCTCGCGGGCCCGGGCGACGCGGGCGTAGCGGTCCGCGTCGTAGGCCCACTCCGCCCCCGTCGCCACCCAGCCGCCCCGGACCCGCCGGACCGCGCCGTCCACGTCGAGGACCTTGAGCATCATCTCCAGGCGGTTGCGGCGCAGCGCGACCCGCGTCTCCAGGGCCTGGGTGGACAGCGGTTCACCGGCGTCGGTGAGGACGCCCAGCGCGAGCCGCACGTCGTCCTCGGCGGGGAACCCGATCGAGGCGAAGTAGCGCCAGATGTCACGGTCCTCCGCCCCCGGCAGCAGGACGACCGCGGCCTCGTCGATCCCGCGGCCCGCGCGCCCGACCTGCTGGTAGTAGGCGATGGGTGAGCTCGGCGCGCCCAGGTGGACGACGAAACCCAGGTCCGGCTTGTCGAAGCCCATCCCCAGGGCGCTCGTCGCGACGAGCGCCTTGACGCGGTCGTTGACCAGGTCGTCCTCGGCCTGCAGGCGCTCGGCGGGGTCGGTCTGGCCGGTGTAGGCGACGGCGTCGATGCCGTGGGCGCGCAGGTGGTTCGCGACGTCGGCGGCCGCGGAGACGGTGAGGACGTAGACGATCCCCGAGCCCGGCAGCTCCGGCAGGTGCTGCACCAGCCACGCGAGCCGGTGCGCGTGCGTGGGCACTCCCACCACGCCCAGCCGCAGCGACTCCCGGTCCAGGGAGCCCCGCAGCACGAGGACGTCCTCGAGGGTCCGCGTCCCCGTCACCGACAGCTGCTCGGCGACGTCGGCGGTGACCCGCTCGTTCGCCGTCGCCGTCGTCGCGAGCACGGGGATGCCGTCGGGCAGGTCCGCCAGCAGCGTCCGGATGCGGCGGTAGTCCGGGCGGAAGTCGTGGCCCCAGTCGGAGACGCAGTGCGCCTCGTCGACGACCAGCAGCCCGGTCGTCGCGGCCAGCGGGGGCAGCACCTCGTCGCGGAAACCGGGGTTGTTCAGGCGCTCGGGGGAGACGAGCAGGACGTCGACGGCCCCGGCGCGCACCTCGTCGTAGACGCGGCCCCAGTCCTCGCCGTTGGTGGAGTTCACCGTCACCGCGCGCACCCCGGCCCGCTCGGCGGCCGCGACCTGGTTGCGCATCAGCGCCAGCAGCGGCGACACGATGACCGTGGGGCCCGCCCCGCGGGCGCGCAGCAGGGCCGTCGCGACGAAGTACACCGCCGACTTGCCCCAGCCGGTGCGCTGCACGACCAGCGCCCGGCGGTGGTCGGCGACCAGGGCCTCGATCGCCGTCCACTGGTCCTCCCGCAACCTCGCCCCCGGGTCCCCGACGAGGCGGCGCAGGACCTCCTCGGCCTCCGCGCGCAGGGCCGTGCGGTCGAGGGCGGCGTCGGGCGGGGCGGTGGGGGCGGGCACGGGGAGGACTCTGCCACCGGCCCCCGACACGGCCCGCGCCCGTCCACAGGTCGCGGCGCGGACCCGGACCGGGGACCCCGGGTCGTCCCCGGGCCCGCCCGGAGCCCGGTCCACCCGCCCGCCGCCACCGCCCGCGCCGCGCCGCGGGCCGGTCGCCCCCGGGGAGACGGCACCGGGCCGCGGTGCTTGACTGCCCCGGTGCGTTACGTGGTGATCGGGGCAGGGGCCATCGGCGGGACGATCGGCGGGCGCCTCGGCCAGCACGGCCACGAGGTCGTCCTCGTCGCCCGCGGCGCGCACGCGGACCACCTGCGGGAGAAGGGGCTCCGCCTGCTGACCCCGACCGGGCCCGTCGAGCTGAACGCCCCCGTCGCCAGCTCCCCGGCCGACGTCGCCCTCACCCCCGACGACGTCCTCGTGCTCGCGGTGAAGGTGCAGGACGCCTCGGGCCTGCTCGCCGACTGGGCCGCCGCCCCCGTCGGCGGCTCCACCGCCGGCCACGTGCTGCCCGTCGTGTGCGCCCAGAACGGCGTGGAGGGGGAGCGGCTGGCGCTGCGCTGGTTCCGCCGTGTCGTCGGGGCCTGCGTGTTCCTGCCCGCCAGCCACCTGGAGCCGGGGGTGGTCAGCTCGGAGGGGGTGCC includes:
- a CDS encoding DUF3626 domain-containing protein, whose protein sequence is MPRPSPPPTPAERAVAHVAGRARGEPVDPTWPVTLHFHPDRPAAGVPLLRAMAADGRYRSQFETGTGNGGLTAHPGGDRWRWESRLFGGAYDHAPPAARPVHGSLNHGRHPVGASPRFGSAHLRLRPHVLARSTACFPDSAEDPVAVGTAERFGLVRERWAAAGVRDPLDDYVEVHVHGGVRFADDVEALVLDPCYRGTDVEADAARLGVPVEWHPGFTTTVRTLAEHPDYRGPHVVEAAARIAADGVLTPRVVGDAARAGHEDEQVLKRVWHCTARFGRPA
- a CDS encoding putative bifunctional diguanylate cyclase/phosphodiesterase, translated to MDTSELDTGRADAGGADGASAEVVLAALLEGLDADGRVVVAVMRPVVEAGRVVDFALLTASGSAARAGLATVTGPRPHGTARRLGEVTPPARFPDLLALHRAAFEAEQPVRRDEDHVDARGRTRALEVTRARVGGLLVVTWQDVTDLRRAEAARVAGEQRFRALVEHSSDITVVVDRERVVTYASPSTQRFTADGDGTLAGTPYGLPLHPADRELAQELLDRAYAAPPGQVLRERARVIAADGRTRWIEAEATNHLDTPGVGGVVINCRDITEEQHAREALAAEAVRDPLTGLPNRRYFTQALQHALARSARSGQPVALLLLDVDHFKHVNDAHGHPAGDRLLTTLAQRLRSSLRPSDTVCRLGGDEFVVLAEDLHHLDEALLLAERVNVAAGGTYLLDHGEVRVSVSIGVSTAVGPGDPDALLSTADHALYEAKRRGRDRAEVFQPQLREHLLHRLALQRDLRRATTRDELELYWQPILRASDHAVTGAEALLRWHHPEHGLLTPAAFIPAAEDAGLMPVICEWVLHHAAEQSARWARELADRPQVFVNLDRHQLHDPDLLSRVGAIADAHHADLTGLTLEVSERILTEDLPRIQPLLHLLRAGGLSLALDDFGAGNTALTWLQRMPMDVLKLDRSFTAALGDPASEAIVDAVLHLAPRLGIATLAEGVETAAQLATLVDLGCDYTQGFHHARPQPARELTAALLAP
- a CDS encoding PrsW family intramembrane metalloprotease, yielding MIEQTPRRARGLRRLSWIAVLALGVVSYVVVLEVMVSTRNLNFFPSLLLIGAVTVPLTVLVFAENGGRRIPAPGWTVAGTAIAGGIVGTVTAGVLEYRSEQQLGAAAMLLVGFIEEGAKLVVPLVVVLLARPRDPRAGIVIGIASGTGFAVLETMGYGFQELLRAQDVAAVHQELLLRALLSPAGHVAWTGFTVAALWRVPTAARRGRALAALLGAYLAAVVLHTVWDVSGSLPVHVVVVVVSVAVLLVLVHRAHVSRGAEDRRAALAAGG
- a CDS encoding RecQ family ATP-dependent DNA helicase is translated as MPAPTAPPDAALDRTALRAEAEEVLRRLVGDPGARLREDQWTAIEALVADHRRALVVQRTGWGKSAVYFVATALLRARGAGPTVIVSPLLALMRNQVAAAERAGVRAVTVNSTNGEDWGRVYDEVRAGAVDVLLVSPERLNNPGFRDEVLPPLAATTGLLVVDEAHCVSDWGHDFRPDYRRIRTLLADLPDGIPVLATTATANERVTADVAEQLSVTGTRTLEDVLVLRGSLDRESLRLGVVGVPTHAHRLAWLVQHLPELPGSGIVYVLTVSAAADVANHLRAHGIDAVAYTGQTDPAERLQAEDDLVNDRVKALVATSALGMGFDKPDLGFVVHLGAPSSPIAYYQQVGRAGRGIDEAAVVLLPGAEDRDIWRYFASIGFPAEDDVRLALGVLTDAGEPLSTQALETRVALRRNRLEMMLKVLDVDGAVRRVRGGWVATGAEWAYDADRYARVARAREVEQQAMLDYVATTGCRLEFLRRALDDPEAAPCGRCDNCGGFAVSGDVDEAAVTRAGADLDRPGVALEPKKQWPTGVKSLGVPVSGRIAPAEQPGSGRAVARTTDLGWGGAVRELFAPGVPDGPTPVPLRHAAAAVLDDWARDLALDGIVAMCSASRPQLVAHLAEGLSRYTGLPVLATFRLLDGSPTRSDVNSAHRLSQVARRFELPEDAPVAGRRVLLVDDRARSGWTLAVAARQLRRAGADAVHPFVLGDGE